A DNA window from Undibacterium sp. YM2 contains the following coding sequences:
- a CDS encoding penicillin-binding protein 1A has product MKKWIVFGISVAVTLALASLAFIFFVVAPGLPTLEAVTDYRPKIPLRIYTADNALIGEFGEEHRDFVPIKQIPAVMKNALLSIEDARFYEHGGISFIGAGRAILADLRGGFHQGASTITMQVARNFFLTNEKSVERKMKEILLTYRIEDALTKDQILELYMNQIFLGKRSHGFSSAAKTYFGKSLDQLTLAEAAMLAGVPQNPVRHNPAVNFEKTKQRQLLVLKSMVRNGFITEAQMEAAAKEDIKVIKGQQFDAHADYVAEMVRQSIYAQYKEDTYTKGIRVYTTINKAEQDAAYEAVRRNIMAYDQRHGYDGPEAHIDLPADEDERDDAIDQILRKHPDNDKVLAAVVTEASGKIVKAELQSGDSIEITGEGLRFAAAALTEKAKAGIKIRPGSVIRVMQDAKKRWAITQIPEVEGSYVALNADDGSFRAMVGGFDYNRKKFNHVTSAWRQPGSSIKPFIYSAALEKGFYPGTLINDVQLSETSDSNLRWDPRNDDGKYDGPITMRTALAQSKNVVSVRILKAIGVEQAKAWLPRFGFDKDKHPANLTMALGTGSVTPLQLASAYAVFANGGYSVNPWLISKVVDGKGVVLFENKPPAKAQEESRVIDARNAYITDQMLREVVRSGTGASATAKLGRRDLAGKTGTTSDAVDGWFAGYAGNVVAVAWMGYDDPKSLGGREFGSTLALPIWIDTMRVALAGKPETARAVPEGISNAEGDWMFNEFLNGAGVRTLDMGDAPAATAPAMTTAQ; this is encoded by the coding sequence ATGAAGAAATGGATAGTGTTCGGCATCAGTGTTGCCGTAACCCTGGCGCTGGCAAGCCTGGCCTTTATATTTTTTGTGGTGGCCCCGGGTTTGCCTACTCTGGAAGCAGTAACCGATTACCGCCCAAAAATCCCGCTGCGCATTTACACCGCCGACAATGCCCTGATCGGCGAATTTGGTGAAGAACACCGCGACTTTGTACCGATCAAGCAAATCCCGGCGGTCATGAAAAATGCGCTGCTGTCGATAGAAGATGCGCGTTTTTATGAGCATGGTGGTATCTCCTTCATCGGTGCCGGGCGCGCCATATTGGCGGACTTGCGCGGTGGTTTTCATCAGGGTGCATCCACCATCACCATGCAGGTGGCACGCAACTTCTTCCTGACCAATGAAAAATCAGTAGAACGCAAAATGAAAGAAATTTTGCTGACTTACCGCATCGAAGACGCACTGACGAAAGACCAGATTCTGGAACTGTACATGAACCAGATTTTCCTGGGCAAACGCAGCCATGGTTTTTCCAGTGCCGCAAAAACCTACTTTGGCAAATCACTTGATCAACTGACGCTGGCAGAAGCCGCCATGCTGGCGGGTGTACCGCAAAACCCGGTGCGGCATAACCCCGCCGTGAATTTTGAAAAAACCAAGCAAAGACAGTTGCTGGTCTTGAAGAGCATGGTCAGGAATGGTTTCATCACCGAAGCCCAGATGGAAGCAGCCGCCAAGGAAGACATCAAGGTCATCAAAGGCCAGCAATTTGATGCCCATGCTGACTACGTGGCCGAGATGGTACGCCAGAGTATCTATGCGCAATACAAGGAAGATACCTATACCAAGGGTATCAGGGTCTATACCACCATCAACAAGGCCGAGCAGGATGCCGCTTATGAAGCCGTGCGGCGCAACATCATGGCTTATGACCAGCGCCATGGTTATGACGGCCCTGAAGCCCATATAGACTTACCAGCAGATGAAGATGAACGTGACGATGCGATAGACCAGATCTTGCGCAAACATCCTGACAATGACAAGGTATTGGCAGCGGTGGTGACCGAGGCCTCCGGCAAGATCGTCAAGGCTGAACTGCAATCTGGCGACAGCATAGAAATCACCGGTGAAGGCTTGCGCTTTGCCGCAGCAGCGTTGACAGAAAAAGCCAAGGCTGGCATCAAGATACGCCCTGGCTCTGTCATCCGCGTAATGCAGGACGCAAAAAAACGCTGGGCGATTACGCAGATACCTGAAGTCGAAGGTTCTTATGTGGCGCTGAATGCGGATGACGGCTCTTTCCGTGCGATGGTCGGCGGTTTTGATTACAACCGCAAGAAATTCAATCATGTGACCAGTGCCTGGCGTCAGCCTGGGTCGAGCATCAAGCCCTTCATTTATTCAGCCGCACTGGAAAAAGGCTTTTACCCTGGCACCCTGATCAATGACGTGCAACTATCCGAGACATCGGACAGCAATCTGCGCTGGGACCCGCGTAATGATGACGGTAAATATGACGGCCCCATCACCATGCGCACGGCGCTGGCACAATCCAAGAACGTGGTGTCGGTGCGCATATTGAAAGCCATTGGTGTGGAACAGGCCAAGGCCTGGTTGCCACGCTTTGGCTTTGACAAGGACAAGCACCCTGCCAACCTGACCATGGCCCTGGGTACCGGTTCTGTGACGCCCTTGCAACTGGCATCAGCCTATGCGGTATTCGCCAACGGCGGCTACTCGGTCAACCCCTGGCTGATCAGCAAGGTGGTGGATGGCAAGGGTGTCGTGCTGTTTGAAAATAAGCCCCCAGCCAAGGCGCAGGAAGAGTCACGCGTCATCGACGCCCGCAATGCCTATATCACTGACCAGATGTTGCGTGAGGTGGTACGCAGCGGCACCGGTGCCAGTGCTACCGCAAAACTGGGGCGTCGTGACCTGGCAGGCAAAACCGGCACTACCAGTGATGCTGTCGATGGCTGGTTTGCCGGTTATGCAGGCAATGTGGTGGCTGTGGCCTGGATGGGTTATGACGATCCCAAAAGCCTCGGCGGCCGCGAGTTTGGTTCTACCCTGGCCCTGCCTATCTGGATAGACACCATGCGCGTGGCGCTGGCTGGCAAGCCTGAAACCGCGCGTGCCGTGCCTGAAGGCATCAGCAATGCCGAGGGTGACTGGATGTTTAATGAATTCCTGAACGGTGCCGGGGTACGCACGCTGGATATGGGCGATGCTCCGGCGGCAACAGCGCCAGCAATGACAACAGCACAGTAG
- a CDS encoding ABC transporter ATP-binding protein: MQPDTKKLPAAMSEKKQAVHLLLHAARDEKRHVWLGVFFLMIAAALEAVGPFLGKAFIDRYLLPHQMDMGMVMALLATYVLTGWGATWLRYLQLTRLAGVAMRSVRRLREQVYGHVLRLRMAFFDKAITGQLVSRVTNDTESVKNLYVQVLFVMLDSSIVVLGALTAMALLEWRLMLIVLMLIPAVIIIVWFYQRWSAPAVSKARQLRSEINAQVAESINGMSTLQASNAERRFGERFAKTNQLHYAARLDELRANAWLLRPALDLMNSLLLVVVIFTFSQRSFSGVEIGVLYAFVSYIARVVEPLIQITLQFGQIQQAVVSAARVNTLLNEHQHVQASSDARITDGHLTLDKVNFGYDPARPVLHDFSLDIPAGSFYGIVGHTGSGKSTLLSLLLRFYTPQSGRMEVDGQPLASITDAHFREKVGLVPQEPFLLAANARENIAMGRDISETDIIAAAKAAHVHDFILQLENGYDTPLGEGGARLSTGQKQLLAIARALAGKPRILFLDEATSHIDSETEQVVQTALTELRGKVSIIAIAHRLSTIRDADSIIVLNHGKLAEQGNHQELMQVDQGIYQRLYLLQTLEE; this comes from the coding sequence ATGCAGCCTGATACGAAAAAATTACCCGCTGCCATGTCAGAAAAAAAACAGGCAGTGCATTTGCTGCTACACGCAGCCCGCGATGAAAAACGCCATGTCTGGCTGGGCGTCTTCTTTTTAATGATCGCCGCCGCGCTGGAAGCTGTCGGCCCCTTCTTGGGCAAGGCTTTCATAGACCGTTACCTGTTGCCTCACCAGATGGACATGGGCATGGTCATGGCCCTGCTGGCAACTTATGTACTGACAGGCTGGGGCGCGACCTGGCTACGCTACCTGCAACTGACGCGGCTGGCTGGTGTGGCCATGCGCTCAGTACGGCGCTTGCGTGAACAAGTGTATGGACATGTGCTGCGCCTGCGCATGGCTTTCTTTGACAAGGCGATTACCGGGCAACTGGTGAGCCGTGTGACGAATGACACCGAGTCTGTCAAGAACCTGTATGTGCAGGTGCTGTTCGTCATGCTCGACAGTTCCATCGTCGTTCTCGGTGCCCTGACTGCGATGGCCTTGCTGGAATGGCGTTTGATGCTGATTGTGCTGATGCTGATACCAGCGGTCATCATCATCGTCTGGTTTTACCAGCGCTGGAGTGCACCAGCCGTCAGCAAGGCGCGCCAGTTGCGCAGTGAGATCAATGCCCAGGTCGCAGAGAGCATCAATGGCATGAGCACGCTGCAAGCCAGCAATGCCGAGCGCCGCTTTGGTGAGCGCTTTGCAAAAACCAATCAATTGCATTACGCCGCCAGGCTGGATGAATTGCGTGCCAATGCCTGGCTGTTGCGCCCGGCGCTGGACCTGATGAATTCGCTGTTGCTGGTAGTGGTGATTTTCACTTTCAGCCAGCGCAGTTTTTCTGGTGTGGAAATAGGTGTGCTGTATGCCTTTGTCAGCTACATCGCCCGCGTGGTCGAACCCTTGATACAGATCACCCTGCAATTTGGCCAGATACAGCAGGCCGTGGTGTCTGCTGCGCGTGTCAACACACTGCTCAATGAACACCAGCATGTACAGGCCAGCAGCGATGCGCGTATTACTGATGGCCATCTGACGCTGGACAAAGTGAATTTTGGTTATGACCCTGCGCGGCCAGTCTTGCATGACTTTAGCCTGGATATCCCGGCGGGCAGTTTTTATGGCATCGTCGGCCATACCGGCAGTGGCAAATCCACTCTACTAAGTCTCTTGCTGCGTTTTTATACGCCACAGTCTGGCCGCATGGAAGTCGATGGCCAGCCGCTGGCTAGCATCACGGATGCACACTTCCGCGAGAAGGTCGGGCTGGTGCCGCAAGAACCATTTTTGCTGGCAGCCAATGCGCGAGAAAACATCGCCATGGGGCGTGACATCAGCGAGACAGATATCATCGCTGCGGCCAAGGCTGCACATGTCCATGATTTTATTTTGCAACTGGAAAATGGCTACGACACACCACTGGGTGAAGGTGGCGCACGGCTCTCTACGGGCCAAAAACAATTGCTGGCAATTGCACGCGCGCTGGCTGGCAAGCCGCGCATCCTGTTCCTGGATGAAGCGACTTCGCATATCGACAGTGAAACCGAACAGGTAGTACAAACCGCGCTAACAGAACTGCGCGGCAAGGTCAGTATCATCGCGATTGCCCACAGGCTCTCTACCATACGTGATGCCGACAGCATCATCGTGCTAAACCACGGCAAGCTGGCAGAGCAAGGTAATCATCAAGAATTAATGCAGGTGGATCAGGGCATATACCAGCGCCTGTATTTGCTGCAAACCCTGGAAGAATAA
- a CDS encoding ABC transporter ATP-binding protein produces MSLYQLLAQFIRQHWRQYTSAGLMLFAVAVMTVLIPRRVGMIIDGMVAGRFDNTALMWELSWLLGMGLAIYFLRVGWRTQLFTASYQLGMQLRTRLYERLSVQGSRFFQQQRTGDLMALGTNDADAIELAAGEAALAGFDGSMTFALVIGMMLLGVDWRLALAALLPFPFMAWAFKHITHHIQDASRDSLDRFSKLNDQVQETLSGVRTLRALGLEQRSAAQFAELAENAAVASLNAQRWEAAYEPAVGLSLTAAGALTLGVGGYLVWHGEMSIGALTSFSMYLGQLIWPMFAAGWVLSLLERGKAAWARLEPVLTQELSVNDEGKLDTPPSGDLVVENVSFAYPGQTKPALQDICLRIAPGQTLGIVGPTGSGKSSVVRLLLRQIEAEQGLVQWGGHALADYKLQALRLSINWVAQEPFLFSASIADNISLSNPAASRAEVIKAAQLASVDDDIQRFPHGYDTLVGERGVTLSGGQKQRVAIARALLTASPLLLLDDALSAVDTQTETHILQHLAELRQEHPERSAVIVSHRLSAVLEANHILVLREGKIIEQGNHQALLDLNGWYATQWRYQQLEASLDAA; encoded by the coding sequence ATGAGTCTGTACCAGCTTCTAGCACAATTTATCCGTCAGCACTGGCGCCAGTACACCAGCGCTGGCCTGATGCTGTTTGCCGTTGCCGTCATGACGGTCTTGATACCACGTCGTGTCGGCATGATTATCGATGGCATGGTGGCGGGACGCTTTGACAACACAGCCCTGATGTGGGAACTGTCCTGGTTGCTGGGCATGGGCCTGGCTATCTATTTCCTGCGGGTGGGCTGGCGCACGCAATTGTTTACCGCATCTTATCAACTGGGCATGCAATTGCGTACCCGTTTGTATGAGCGTCTGAGTGTGCAGGGTTCGCGTTTCTTCCAGCAGCAAAGAACTGGCGACCTGATGGCACTGGGCACCAATGATGCGGACGCCATAGAACTGGCCGCAGGCGAAGCCGCCCTCGCCGGTTTTGATGGCAGCATGACCTTTGCCCTGGTGATAGGCATGATGCTGCTGGGCGTGGACTGGCGACTGGCACTGGCGGCTCTGCTGCCCTTCCCTTTCATGGCATGGGCCTTCAAGCACATCACCCATCATATACAGGACGCTTCACGCGATTCTCTCGACCGTTTCAGCAAACTCAATGACCAGGTGCAGGAAACCTTGTCAGGCGTGCGCACCCTGCGCGCCCTGGGTCTGGAACAGCGTAGCGCCGCGCAGTTTGCCGAACTGGCAGAAAACGCTGCGGTGGCCAGCCTGAATGCACAACGCTGGGAAGCAGCTTATGAACCGGCAGTGGGCCTAAGTCTGACTGCGGCTGGTGCGCTGACGCTGGGTGTCGGTGGTTACCTGGTCTGGCATGGTGAAATGAGCATCGGTGCCTTGACCAGCTTTTCCATGTATCTGGGCCAATTGATCTGGCCTATGTTTGCTGCTGGCTGGGTATTGTCGCTGCTGGAACGCGGCAAGGCCGCCTGGGCGCGGCTGGAACCGGTCTTGACGCAGGAACTCAGCGTCAATGATGAGGGCAAGCTGGATACGCCACCAAGCGGTGACTTGGTCGTGGAGAATGTCAGCTTTGCCTATCCGGGCCAGACCAAGCCAGCCTTACAAGACATCTGCCTGCGCATCGCACCCGGACAAACCCTGGGCATAGTTGGCCCTACCGGCTCAGGCAAATCCAGCGTGGTGCGCCTGCTGCTGCGCCAGATCGAGGCTGAACAAGGCCTGGTGCAATGGGGTGGTCACGCGCTGGCAGACTACAAATTGCAAGCCTTGCGCCTGTCCATCAACTGGGTGGCGCAGGAACCATTTTTATTCTCGGCATCGATTGCTGACAATATCTCGCTCAGCAACCCAGCAGCCAGCCGTGCCGAGGTGATTAAGGCCGCGCAACTGGCATCGGTGGATGATGATATCCAGCGCTTCCCACATGGCTATGACACGCTGGTAGGCGAGCGTGGCGTCACCCTGTCTGGTGGCCAGAAACAGCGCGTAGCCATTGCCCGCGCCCTGTTGACGGCCAGCCCCTTATTATTACTCGACGATGCCTTGTCGGCAGTCGATACGCAAACAGAAACGCATATCCTGCAACATCTGGCAGAGCTGCGACAGGAACATCCTGAACGCAGTGCTGTCATCGTCAGCCATCGTTTGAGTGCGGTACTGGAAGCCAATCACATCCTGGTTTTGCGCGAAGGCAAAATTATAGAACAGGGCAATCACCAGGCCTTGCTGGATTTGAATGGCTGGTATGCAACGCAATGGCGTTATCAACAATTGGAAGCAAGCCTGGATGCAGCCTGA
- a CDS encoding SpoIIE family protein phosphatase: MPLVYGFYFPEAEFQAYLGKYFMIVIFSMGKDMLLMCIAIALVSRQTTRSLRSLSKSTEEIAQGNLDTELTKIPRSDEVGRLSRSFRRMRDSLKLHILELQEATAARQRMESELAIAAQIQQAMLPSAEAAIDPRYSVSTLLQPARVVGGDLYDFFHVADERICMVIGDVANKGVPAALFMARTLSLMRTLAHQSSSPAALLFAVNRELAHNNPECRFVTMFFAMLDLKSGVLQYASAGHDAPLLLRDGQVSKLVLETGPALGLEEEASFPQFEIRLLAHDIVVMYTDGITEARNQDNEEFSEARLQTTISRKAPAFAADIIRCVTLAHQQFIAQAPQFDDLTLLSMQFHPEAKRRKPAFADWQISLNGQPLVYDQVRPCLAGLLQAQQVSEDVVDDLQLITEEVLVNVLKHGATDQDPASIRLDVHLQESAVVLDVIDNSHAYNPLDGVNEPDLEVDFADRPEGGLGLYLVSALADQIDYHYAHGQNNLHIRKFLVKP, encoded by the coding sequence ATGCCGCTGGTGTATGGCTTCTATTTCCCCGAAGCAGAGTTCCAGGCTTATCTTGGTAAATATTTCATGATAGTTATTTTTTCCATGGGCAAGGACATGCTGCTGATGTGCATCGCCATTGCCCTGGTATCACGGCAGACTACCAGGTCCTTACGCAGTCTCAGCAAAAGCACGGAAGAAATTGCCCAGGGTAATCTGGATACTGAACTTACCAAAATACCCAGGAGCGATGAGGTAGGACGTCTCTCACGTTCATTCAGGCGCATGCGTGATTCTCTGAAGTTGCACATACTGGAATTGCAGGAGGCTACAGCGGCCAGACAGCGCATGGAAAGTGAACTCGCCATCGCAGCCCAGATACAGCAAGCCATGTTACCCAGCGCAGAAGCTGCCATCGATCCGCGCTACAGCGTGAGCACTTTACTGCAACCGGCCAGGGTAGTTGGCGGTGACCTGTATGATTTTTTCCATGTGGCCGATGAGCGCATCTGCATGGTGATAGGGGATGTTGCCAACAAGGGGGTGCCCGCAGCCCTGTTCATGGCGCGCACCCTGAGCCTGATGCGTACACTGGCACACCAGAGCAGTTCGCCAGCCGCCTTGTTGTTTGCCGTGAACCGCGAACTGGCGCACAACAATCCTGAATGCCGTTTTGTCACCATGTTCTTTGCCATGCTGGACCTGAAAAGTGGTGTATTGCAGTACGCCAGCGCAGGTCATGATGCGCCGCTACTGTTACGTGATGGCCAGGTCAGCAAACTGGTGCTGGAAACCGGGCCGGCACTGGGGCTGGAAGAGGAGGCCAGTTTCCCGCAGTTTGAAATTCGCCTGCTTGCTCATGACATTGTTGTCATGTATACCGACGGCATCACCGAAGCCAGGAACCAGGACAATGAAGAATTCTCAGAAGCCCGATTACAGACTACAATTAGCCGAAAGGCACCGGCATTTGCAGCAGACATTATTCGTTGTGTGACACTGGCGCATCAGCAGTTCATAGCGCAGGCCCCGCAGTTTGACGACTTGACATTACTAAGTATGCAATTTCATCCTGAAGCCAAACGACGCAAACCAGCTTTTGCTGACTGGCAGATCAGCCTTAATGGTCAGCCGCTGGTCTATGATCAGGTCAGGCCCTGCCTGGCAGGTTTGCTGCAGGCACAGCAGGTGAGCGAGGACGTGGTTGATGACTTGCAGTTGATTACTGAAGAAGTATTGGTGAATGTACTCAAACATGGTGCAACTGACCAGGACCCGGCATCCATACGGCTGGACGTGCATTTGCAGGAGTCTGCGGTTGTACTCGACGTGATTGATAATTCTCATGCCTATAATCCCCTGGATGGCGTCAATGAGCCCGACCTGGAAGTGGATTTTGCCGACCGCCCCGAAGGTGGCCTTGGCCTGTATCTGGTGAGTGCCCTGGCAGACCAGATTGACTACCACTATGCGCACGGACAGAATAATTTGCACATACGTAAATTTCTCGTCAAACCCTGA
- a CDS encoding STAS domain-containing protein, whose amino-acid sequence MLEISIDETQLPTATIDLSGSLDSSTAADLEQFFTSSVSEEVKVLVMRMQDLNFISSEGLRVLAKIRKTMRSHGGATYFVNLSRQVQKVFEIVRAAPLSEIFTSTAELDAYLAEMQRKAVDD is encoded by the coding sequence GTGTTAGAAATTTCCATTGATGAAACGCAATTGCCAACAGCCACCATAGATTTGTCAGGCAGTCTCGATTCCAGCACTGCGGCTGATCTGGAACAGTTTTTTACCAGCAGTGTCAGTGAAGAAGTCAAGGTATTGGTCATGCGCATGCAAGACTTGAACTTCATTTCCAGTGAGGGTTTAAGGGTGCTGGCCAAGATACGCAAAACCATGCGCAGTCATGGCGGCGCAACTTATTTTGTGAATCTCAGTCGGCAGGTACAAAAAGTATTTGAAATCGTCCGTGCCGCACCCCTGAGCGAAATTTTTACCAGCACCGCTGAACTTGACGCTTACCTGGCCGAGATGCAACGCAAGGCCGTTGATGACTAG
- a CDS encoding amino acid ABC transporter substrate-binding protein → MNLRCILQAGVFASAAILSQLSSADTLDRIKKSQTVNIAYRESALPFSYLSDSKAPVGYTIDICKKMVDALKKELKLPQLKINFLPVTADNRIEALTSGKADMECGSTSNTADRRKVVDFTIPHFFSTLRMMVKTSSGIKNWTDLKGKKVVFTKGTSTDKFILERDKVRALNMKLVEGKDHSDSFNMLETNQVDAFAQDEALLFGLKAKAKDPSKLTIVGDPLASEAYAIMLPKGDAAFKKFIDAEMARQMTDGEITKLHEKWFTKPIQPNNMNLAWPMGALLKETIRFPSDKVN, encoded by the coding sequence ATGAACTTGCGCTGTATTCTTCAGGCTGGCGTTTTTGCGTCTGCCGCTATTCTTTCCCAGTTGTCCTCTGCTGACACGCTGGACCGTATCAAAAAAAGCCAGACCGTCAATATCGCGTATCGCGAGTCTGCCCTGCCTTTCTCTTATCTGTCTGATAGCAAGGCACCAGTCGGCTACACGATCGACATCTGCAAAAAAATGGTTGATGCGCTTAAAAAAGAATTGAAATTACCACAACTGAAAATCAATTTTTTGCCTGTCACCGCAGATAACCGCATAGAGGCCTTGACATCCGGCAAGGCAGATATGGAATGTGGTTCAACCAGCAATACTGCAGACCGCAGGAAAGTAGTTGATTTTACGATACCGCATTTCTTTTCCACCCTGCGCATGATGGTCAAAACCAGTTCAGGCATCAAGAACTGGACAGATTTGAAGGGCAAGAAAGTCGTCTTCACCAAAGGCACTTCTACTGACAAATTCATACTCGAGCGTGACAAGGTACGCGCCCTGAACATGAAGCTGGTAGAAGGTAAAGACCACAGCGATTCTTTTAACATGCTGGAAACCAACCAGGTCGATGCCTTTGCCCAGGATGAAGCTCTCCTGTTTGGCCTGAAAGCCAAGGCCAAGGACCCATCCAAACTGACCATCGTTGGTGACCCACTGGCTTCTGAAGCCTATGCAATCATGCTGCCCAAAGGTGATGCCGCATTCAAGAAATTCATTGATGCTGAAATGGCACGCCAGATGACCGATGGAGAAATCACCAAGCTGCACGAAAAATGGTTCACCAAACCGATACAGCCCAACAACATGAACCTGGCCTGGCCCATGGGTGCACTGTTGAAGGAAACCATACGTTTTCCTTCAGATAAAGTGAATTAA
- a CDS encoding amino acid ABC transporter substrate-binding protein: MLAQLSSAADTLERIKKTNTINIAFRETSLPFSYLSENKTPIGYSIDICAKFVDAIKKELKLPQLKINYIPVTSDTRMEAMTSGKADIECGSTANNAERRTKVNYTLPHFFATIRMMVFADSSIKNWQDLKDKKVVVTKGTSTDKYLLERDKVRSLNMKMVESKDHTESVSMLENKQVDAFAQHDAILAGFKARSRLRDKLVIVGDPLSSEAYAMMLPKGDAAFKKLIDMEMVRMMTDGELTRLYEKWFTKPVQPNGVNMTLPMSVLLRETIRFPSDKVD, encoded by the coding sequence ATGCTGGCACAGTTATCCTCTGCAGCCGATACACTTGAGCGTATCAAAAAAACCAATACGATCAACATCGCATTCAGGGAAACCTCACTCCCGTTCTCTTATCTGTCAGAGAATAAAACACCTATCGGTTACTCGATTGATATCTGCGCCAAATTTGTCGATGCGATCAAAAAAGAATTAAAACTACCGCAGTTGAAGATCAATTACATCCCCGTTACATCAGATACGCGTATGGAGGCGATGACCTCAGGCAAGGCAGATATTGAGTGTGGTTCTACCGCCAATAATGCAGAACGACGTACTAAAGTAAACTACACGCTGCCACATTTTTTCGCCACGATACGCATGATGGTCTTTGCTGATTCCAGCATCAAGAACTGGCAGGATTTGAAAGATAAAAAAGTAGTCGTGACCAAGGGCACTTCCACAGATAAATATTTGCTGGAAAGGGATAAAGTGCGCTCCCTGAATATGAAGATGGTGGAGAGCAAAGATCATACTGAATCTGTCAGCATGCTGGAAAACAAGCAAGTCGATGCATTTGCCCAGCATGATGCAATCCTGGCTGGTTTCAAGGCCAGGTCCAGGCTGCGCGATAAACTGGTCATCGTCGGTGACCCACTGTCTTCAGAAGCCTATGCAATGATGCTGCCCAAGGGCGATGCCGCTTTCAAGAAGCTAATTGATATGGAAATGGTGCGCATGATGACAGATGGTGAGCTGACCAGACTCTATGAGAAATGGTTTACAAAACCGGTACAGCCGAATGGCGTGAACATGACCTTGCCCATGAGCGTCCTGTTGCGTGAAACCATACGCTTCCCGTCGGACAAAGTCGATTAA